In one window of Verrucomicrobiota bacterium DNA:
- a CDS encoding FkbM family methyltransferase, whose product MQAVSVREIVKAITKATVFRNLSLASRLYGFVQRAGFHVAPGPDPTAALLRAFAISCVLDVGANSGQFGRRLRLAGYNGRIVSFEPVDEPYRRLAETAKHDARWRAVQLALGDRAGSATIHVSSYSQYSSLLGQTGFCIQNHPGAEPIADEVVPVKRLDDVFQDYVRADDQVLLKVDTQGFERAVLDGASAVLPQIRGVHLEVSFKAMYQGELLAPEMIDRLSRDGFTLVLLEPLYHMLEPGKLAQADALFFRLP is encoded by the coding sequence GTGCAGGCAGTAAGCGTTCGAGAGATCGTTAAGGCGATTACCAAAGCGACGGTCTTCAGAAACCTTTCGCTTGCTAGCCGGCTCTATGGCTTCGTGCAAAGGGCCGGCTTCCACGTCGCGCCCGGCCCGGACCCGACGGCTGCACTACTGCGCGCATTTGCGATCTCGTGCGTTTTGGACGTCGGCGCGAACAGCGGTCAGTTCGGGCGCCGTCTGCGTCTGGCAGGGTATAACGGCCGGATCGTCTCGTTTGAACCCGTTGATGAGCCTTACCGACGGCTGGCGGAAACTGCAAAGCACGATGCCCGGTGGCGCGCCGTGCAACTGGCGCTCGGCGATCGCGCCGGGAGCGCAACGATCCACGTGTCATCATACAGCCAGTACAGCTCGTTGCTCGGGCAGACCGGTTTTTGTATCCAGAACCACCCTGGCGCAGAGCCGATTGCCGACGAGGTCGTGCCCGTCAAGCGCCTGGACGACGTCTTTCAGGATTATGTGCGTGCGGACGACCAGGTTCTCCTGAAGGTCGACACGCAGGGCTTTGAGCGCGCCGTTCTGGACGGAGCGTCTGCGGTGCTCCCGCAGATCCGCGGCGTTCACCTGGAAGTGTCGTTCAAGGCCATGTACCAGGGGGAATTGTTGGCTCCGGAGATGATCGATCGACTCTCGCGTGACGGCTTTACCCTCGTCCTGCTTGAGCCGCTTTATCACATGCTCGAACCCGGGAAGCTTGCCCAGGCTGATGCACTCTTTTTCCGGCTACCCTAA
- a CDS encoding GNAT family N-acetyltransferase produces the protein MDTKSLLAPMRLAIAPAIGASLVPVRPEHAFSLALLAGDPCISKWANVGFIDSVASAADFIARRMAEAEKGSSVTFALIAWDTLIGCCGLHSFSTEREEAEIAFWIGSPYQNRGFGSEVCCSLVGVAARIPTLSKLKARCFSKNGPAIRVLQKCGFIAVPSPPSRLEDKFTRLQLPLHSRGTEKGVVGPLVQQL, from the coding sequence ATGGATACGAAGAGCCTTTTGGCCCCGATGCGGTTAGCAATCGCTCCCGCAATCGGCGCGAGTCTCGTCCCGGTTCGCCCTGAACACGCGTTTTCTCTAGCGCTCCTGGCCGGCGACCCATGCATCTCCAAATGGGCAAACGTCGGATTCATCGATTCCGTCGCGTCGGCAGCGGATTTCATCGCCCGGCGGATGGCTGAAGCCGAGAAGGGATCATCTGTAACTTTCGCGCTAATCGCGTGGGATACCCTGATCGGGTGTTGCGGCCTGCATAGTTTCTCCACGGAACGTGAAGAGGCGGAGATCGCGTTCTGGATCGGCAGCCCCTACCAGAACCGCGGATTCGGTTCCGAAGTGTGTTGTTCTCTCGTGGGCGTTGCCGCCAGGATTCCTACCCTGTCTAAATTGAAGGCCCGGTGTTTCAGCAAAAATGGTCCGGCAATTCGTGTTCTTCAAAAATGCGGGTTTATTGCGGTCCCCTCACCACCGTCCCGATTAGAAGATAAGTTCACCAGGTTGCAACTACCACTTCACTCGCGGGGCACCGAGAAAGGGGTTGTCGGTCCGCTGGTTCAGCAACTATAG
- a CDS encoding glycosyltransferase family 1 protein encodes MRILEVSREPLLKSVCRAQTDWLSLKPPLEPSRREYDHLSTGFGELMLLGWRLLWREYAVILLPAVHGGWPHDLSRLKRCVRRGLAALSRQPLASRLIAWGLGTGTKIGVYDFDDHPGISSETMRLIPNLSCYFKRELNAADPKRDARIRFLPYALERTPFDAVHAAEKTTDIFYAASLNSPEREEATQVLRQMGNDGFQIDMPEGRMNRDEFLRRLAAAWLAVAPQGCGWHSYRQYEAGFLGTVPVSNRPAGPWANAVYELQDGEHCFYYQAGTGQLRTVLEQALADKEKLARMASSIQQLCRERHTREAVARYILRTLGLEPDAGVECRPPA; translated from the coding sequence GTGAGGATCCTTGAAGTCAGCCGCGAGCCACTGCTGAAATCCGTTTGCCGGGCGCAAACCGACTGGCTGAGCCTTAAACCGCCGCTGGAACCTTCCCGGCGCGAGTATGACCATTTATCCACGGGATTTGGTGAGTTAATGCTTCTGGGATGGCGTTTGCTGTGGCGCGAATATGCCGTCATTCTGTTGCCCGCGGTCCACGGCGGCTGGCCGCACGATCTCTCGCGGCTGAAGAGGTGTGTGCGCAGGGGCCTGGCCGCACTAAGCCGGCAGCCGCTGGCATCACGATTGATCGCCTGGGGTCTTGGAACGGGAACAAAGATCGGAGTTTATGATTTTGATGATCACCCCGGCATCTCCAGTGAGACCATGCGGTTAATTCCAAATCTCAGCTGCTATTTCAAGAGGGAACTCAACGCCGCCGACCCTAAGCGCGATGCCCGGATCCGGTTCCTGCCGTATGCGTTGGAGAGGACTCCCTTCGACGCGGTGCACGCCGCTGAGAAGACGACCGACATCTTCTATGCGGCTTCCTTAAACTCGCCGGAGCGAGAAGAGGCCACTCAGGTTCTGCGGCAGATGGGCAATGATGGGTTTCAAATCGACATGCCCGAAGGCCGGATGAATCGTGACGAGTTTTTGCGGCGTTTGGCCGCGGCCTGGCTGGCCGTGGCGCCTCAAGGATGCGGTTGGCATAGTTACCGGCAGTACGAGGCTGGATTTCTCGGCACGGTTCCGGTGAGTAACCGGCCGGCGGGGCCATGGGCAAATGCGGTCTATGAACTCCAGGACGGCGAACACTGCTTTTATTACCAGGCGGGGACCGGACAACTTCGGACCGTGCTGGAGCAGGCCTTGGCTGACAAGGAGAAACTCGCCCGGATGGCGAGTTCGATTCAGCAACTTTGCCGGGAGCGCCACACGCGTGAAGCGGTGGCGCGCTACATTCTCCGCACGCTCGGCCTGGAACCCGATGCAGGCGTCGAGTGCCGGCCGCCTGCGTAG
- a CDS encoding sigma-70 family RNA polymerase sigma factor, translating to MISDDPDLGFVQALKAGQDQALTALMDRHRQGIFHFVLRHVPNEADALELAAEVFVRAYFRIGSFEPTARFVTWLYQIALNLCRDHARSRAYRDSLQTISADAPAEEGEGQGPIRAGERDPLEQTERREELDALQKAIRELPPDLKEPLILTALEGYSQAEAADLLGLSQKAVGMKVYRARKLLLARMDKMGF from the coding sequence ATGATCTCAGACGACCCAGACCTCGGCTTCGTGCAGGCGCTCAAGGCGGGCCAAGATCAGGCCCTCACGGCCCTCATGGACCGGCATCGGCAAGGGATTTTTCATTTCGTCTTGCGCCACGTCCCGAACGAAGCCGACGCCCTGGAACTTGCCGCTGAGGTGTTTGTCCGCGCCTACTTCCGCATCGGCAGCTTTGAGCCCACGGCCAGGTTCGTGACCTGGTTGTACCAAATCGCGTTAAACCTTTGCCGGGACCACGCCCGAAGCCGGGCTTACCGCGATTCCCTTCAGACCATATCCGCGGATGCACCTGCCGAGGAAGGCGAAGGACAAGGGCCGATCCGGGCCGGCGAACGCGATCCGCTGGAACAAACCGAGCGTCGCGAAGAGTTGGACGCCTTGCAAAAGGCTATCCGCGAGTTGCCTCCGGACCTCAAGGAACCCTTGATCCTGACCGCGCTGGAGGGGTACTCCCAGGCGGAGGCTGCGGATTTGCTCGGGCTCTCGCAGAAAGCCGTCGGCATGAAGGTCTACCGGGCTCGCAAACTGCTTCTGGCCAGGATGGACAAGATGGGCTTTTAA